One window of Xylocopa sonorina isolate GNS202 chromosome 9, iyXylSono1_principal, whole genome shotgun sequence genomic DNA carries:
- the LOC143427409 gene encoding uncharacterized protein LOC143427409 isoform X3, whose protein sequence is MAWTGTQRWRNPAPEGDDVQRSIELLDKVLSEYDEHEAEGEGGSVVVLGVDGGGGGGGSGGGGGSGGGGVGGSGGGSGGGVGDCGSSTEPSIGLTPDDESPSLGHQSEDDGYMSMNGRKAKMALVALRPVPDCPEPQDLAGISTQQFPPPPEEAERIISTLLPMVSPGNSLMKNGHSSARRNGRQQWMITMGDSSVRHGNGNSVVTTQTTLVNCIFAQPKTRHRRPYGWENGSGDRLKLAEPPSPPSKFASLPYDGKVSFGWIPPRTNPTTVEKHREVRRRSSEEEMEEEEVEVEEEEEEAARKLELKGDNVKNHRQQQQQQQQQQQQQQQQQQHSFEKNRTSHLRRQRQSNETIMKSNSVEDRLLMNHDQSEQNGRRRNDSDSSEGRFSRNSESERSSIPRSSSASVERFSMRATCGSSDFSRANSTSNERFHSDFSIAVASASSNDRVSVPTSDPFSIRNLDFVSFSLPTRADSNERFSAPTGSDRCSEERYSDMFSTRNSTDFRTQSEEERFSDDSLEELLPPPPPISKRHSIAWEVPLEDDPLYAPGSTKVIGRRRRKSSDMSSIGSASKLRDFDDWQDPRLSTTDDDLVSPYSDSSTNELDQIRSQDLTKNGTYVIRRGRKKERRGLPKAPGKTKSLSFEKNSEANRLSDAKRYSSTFDNIRSLLGESKLDEPMDDDPPGLEFPAAVPPDLVRVVSLPAINDEAGNWPRELEVTVEEEESSDLSTDKEKRTRERETIELVQLSSSLSLSGAKPENCVRDAVPKHRANGVSLSTSFNSYSKGGLVATETPLPAVEHVITEEQVPRKSASSGFDSEHRLASKIPVNLLIEDQIVKKALKENRRQLEKVSDAIKEIESVRNSESYSESKQRWARSGEAKQSSMVRKSNLERESDERKGPVDDVGDAGQKKKRQQRDSDVDIDSDTGSKTSPEATDVEGRKTNETDGYASGKMQGRRQNGVEGHMNDQKQIENVIDAILEDSKNPDFQVSVEVLEFPPLPPSPVEEADEESSDIGQSSVVTSKPKNHSNRTMEYRPRVPPHRGPATNHSFADSKEQPTTLNTRSMDAGFPRCKRTPTATNPRREQIPVERRTLPTDLPGPSRRRPIAKRHSPSAEPCTSAGNGGCNSNVVPNGANSSGAGGSTSGSTIGNVVTGITTGMQTSCSLPETPVFARGSDIPRTPQHASNPAQMRRQPGWYAPTTATTGYRRNNPGLEQAIIGTELLRLAGGPNRGWYPTRKTNQPRPASIEHLERLNNAYDPRLAGPGDQRKPLTLPTNITPNKYFGQRSGSKDGKSGKDNASPCGPYATAECGDAPKKKGFFKGFWKRSRHYSLENQ, encoded by the exons ATGGCGTGGACTGGAACGCAACGCTGGAGAAATCCTGCTCCAGA AGGTGACGATGTACAACGATCGATCGAGCTGTTGGACAAAGTGCTGTCAGAGTACGACGAGCACGAAGCAGAGGGTGAAGGTGGCAGCGTCGTCGTCCTCGGCgtcgacggcggcggcggcggcggcggcagcggtggcggcggcggcagcggcggTGGAGGCGTAGGCGGTAGCGGTGGCGGGAGCGGCGGAGGTGTCGGCGATTGTGGCAGCAGCACCGAACCGAGTATCGGTCTCACACCGGACGACGAAAGTCCATCTTTAG GACACCAATCCGAGGACGACGGTTACATGAGTATGAACGGACGAAAGGCAAAGATGGCCCTGGTAGCGTTACGTCCAGTTCCCGATTGTCCAGAACCGCAGGATCTCGCGGGTATATCCACGCAACAATTTCCACCACCGCCCGAGGAAGCGGAACGGATTATTTCCACTTTGTTGCCCAT GGTGTCGCCTGGCAATTCGTTGATGAAAAACGGGCATTCCTCTGCTCGTCGAAACGGACGTCAACAGTGGATGATAACTATGGGGGACAGCAGTGTACGACACGGAAATGGTAACTCGGTCGTAACCACTCAAACAACTCTC GTGAATTGTATTTTCGCGCAGCCCAAAACGCGACACCGGAGACCGTACGGATGGGAGAATGGTAGCGGCGATCGTTTGAAATTGGCCGAACCCCCATCACCGCCAAGCAAATTCGCCAGCTTGCCATACGACGGCAAAGTTTCGTTCGGCTGGATACCGCCGAGAACCAATCCGACGACCGTCGAGAAACATCGTGAGGTTAGACGTCGATCTTCCGAGGAAGagatggaggaggaggaggtcgaGGTGGAA gaagaggaggaggaggcggctCGGAAGCTCGAGCTCAAGGGAGACAATGTCAAGAATCATcggcaacagcaacagcagcagcaacaacaacaacaacaacaacaacaacaacaacaacatagTTTCGAGAAGAACCGAACGTCTCACTTACGAAGGCAACGGCAGAGCAACGAGACGATTATGAAGTCGAACAGCGTCGAGGATCGGCTGTTGATGAATCACGATCAATCGGAGCAAAACGGTCGGAGGAGGAACGACTCGGACTCGAGCGAGGGCAGATTCTCGAGAAACTCCGAGTCCGAGAGATCTTCGATTCCCCGTTCAAGCTCGGCCAGCGTCGAGAGGTTTTCGATGCGAGCAACTTGTGGCTCGTCCGATTTTTCTCGAGCGAACTCGACCTCGAACGAACGATTTCACTCGGATTTTTCGATAGCCGTGGCCAGCGCCAGTTCGAACGATCGCGTCTCCGTGCCGACCTCCGATCCCTTCTCGATCCGAAACCTCGATTTTGTCTCGTTCTCGTTGCCGACACGAGCCGACTCTAACGAGCGTTTCTCGGCACCGACAGGCTCGGACAGGTGTTCCGAGGAGCGTTACTCCGACATGTTCTCCACCAGAAATTCGACCGACTTTAGGACTCAATCCGAGGAGGAGCGATTCTCCGATGACTCGTTGGAAGAACTTCTGCCGCCGCCCCCTCCGATCAGCAAAAGGCATTCGATCGCTTGGGAAGTACCGCTCGAAGACGATCCTTTGTACGCTCCGGGTAGTACCAAGGTGATCGGTAGGAGACGGCGTAAGAGCAGCGACATGTCTA GTATCGGCTCGGCGTCGAAACTTCGCGACTTCGACGACTGGCAAGATCCACGTTTGTCGACCACCGACGACGATCTAGTCTCTCCGTACTCGGACTCCTCGACGAACGAGCTCGATCAGATACGGTCCCAGGACTTGACGAAGAACGGTACCTACGTGATACGCCGCGGTCGTAAGAAAGAACGCAGAGGGTTGCCGAAAGCCCCTGGTAAAACTAAAAGCTTGTCGTTCGAGAAGAACAGCGAGGCAAATCGGTTATCCGACGCGAAGCGATACTCGAGCACGTTCGACAATATCAGAAGCCTTCTGGGAGAGAGCAAACTGGACGAACCTATGGACGACGATCCGCCGGGATTGGAATTCCCAGCAGCCGTTCCGCCTGACCTGGTCCGAGTGGTCTCGCTTCCGGCGATCAACGACGAAGCCGGGAATTGGCCAAGGGAATTGGAAGTGACGGTCGAGGAGGAAGAGAGCTCGGACCTTTCGACGGACAAAGAGAAGAGGACGCGGGAGAGAGAAACGATCGAGTTGGTTCAGTTGTCGTCCTCGTTATCGTTATCCGGCGCGAAGCCAGAGAATTGCGTTCGAGACGCCGTGCCTAAACATCGCGCGAACGGTGTATCTCTTTCAACCTCGTTCAACAGCTATTCGAAGGGGGGACTGGTTGCGACGGAGACGCCTCTCCCGGCTGTAGAGCACGTGATTACCGAGGAACAAGTACCGAGGAAATCGGCAAGCAGCGGCTTCGACAGTGAACACAGGCTAGCGTCCAAGATCCCGGTAAACTTGCTGATCGAGGATCAAATAGTAAAGAAGGCCTTGAAAGAAAACCGGCGACAACTGGAAAAAGTCAGCGATGCCATAAAAGAAATTGAGAGCGTGAGGAATAGCGAATCTTACTCGGAAAGCAAACAGAGGTGGGCTCGAAGCGGCGAGGCGAAACAATCATCGATGGTAAGAAAGAGCAATCTTGAACGCGAATCGGACGAACGAAAGGGGCCGGTTGATGACGTCGGTGACGCCGGCCAGAAGAAGAAACGACAGCAGCGCGACTCGGACGTTGACATCGACTCGGATACGGGATCGAAAACTAGCCCCGAGGCAACGGATGTCGAGGGAAGGAAAACGAACGAAACGGACGGATACGCCTCTGGGAAGATGCAGGGAAGACGACAGAACGGCGTCGAAGGGCATATGAACGACCAAAAGCAAATCGAGAACGTGATCGACGCGATCCTCGAGGATTCGAAGAATCCAGACTTTCAG GTAAGCGTGGAGGTCCTCGAGTTCCCCCCGTTACCGCCTTCGCCCGTAGAAGAGGCGGACGAGGAAAGTTCGGACATCGGGCAGAGTTCCGTAGTGACGTCGAAGCCAAAGAATCATAGCAATCGAACGATGGAGTACAGGCCTAGGGTGCCACCTCATCGTGGTCCAGCTACCAATCATTCGTTCGCGGATTCGAAAGAGCAACCAACGACTCTAAACACCAGATCTATGGATGCCGGATTTCCTCGGTGTAAAAGAACACCTACCGCTACAAATCCGAGGCGCGAA CAAATACCCGTTGAACGAAGAACTTTGCCTACGGATTTGCCTGGACCATCGCGTCGACGACCTATCGCGAAAAGACACTCGCCGTCGGCGGAACCGTGTACCTCTGCTGGAAACGGTGGTTGTAACAGTAACGTCGTCCCAAACGGAGCCAACAGTAGCGGAGCCGGTGGCAGTACAAGCGGCAGTACGATCGGAAACGTTGTAACCGGTATCACCACTGGGATGCAAACCTCTTGCTCGCTTCCGGAAACTCCAGTTTTCGCCAGAGGAAGCGATATACCGAGAACTCCCCAACACGCGAGTAATCCTGCGCAGATGCGTCGGCAACCTGGTTGGTACGCCCCAACCACGGCTACCACCGG GTACCGAAGGAATAACCCGGGTCTGGAGCAGGCGATAATCGGAACGGAGTTGTTGCGATTAGCCGGTGGCCCGAATCGTGGATGGTATCCAACGAGGAAAACGAATCAACCGCGTCCTGCCTCGATCGAGCACCTCGAACGATTGAACAACGCGTACGACCCACGTTTGGCAGGTCCCGGAGACCAGAGGAAACCGTTAACTCTCCCAACGAACATCACACCGAACAAATACTTCGGCCAAA